Within Agarivorans litoreus, the genomic segment AGGCTAAAGACCCTAGTTTTCCTAAGCGGGCAATGCGCGAACTGGGCACTTTAGAGGCTTTATTGTTATCTGAGTGGCTGATAATGCTTTATCTCTAATGTTAGGTTACTGCTTAAGTTTACGTCGAAAAGGTGTTTATGGATCTATATCTACCGTATTGATTCCACGTTGTTATTTAGCTGGCTTTTCAATTTACCAATGCACTCATGGTTAATTAAATTATTACTATTCAATGTCTTATGTTGATTTTTATAACTTGGCTCGCTGCTTGCTGTATCCCAATTAAATGGTGTTATTTGCAAATTGCAAGAGAGGCTTTATGAGAATCCTATTGATGTGTATATGCTGCTTACCCTTGGTAAGCCAAGCTGGAATTATTAGCAACGGTAGTTTTGAGCAAAATGATGTTCGTTATGGCGGCTGGAGTTTTTTTGCCAGCGAGGATGTAGTTGGTTGGCAGGGACACAATATCGAAATTTGGGATAACTTGTTCAATATTCAAGCGGCGCATGGGCAACAGTTTATTGAGCTAAACGCACACTGTTCTGGCAAAGGCAAAAAGGCTTGCCAACCCGGCAAGTACCATATTTACCAAGACTTTATTACCGAACCTGGAGCGAAATATCGTTTTGGTTTGGACTATCGTGCACGCACTAACAAGCCAGAGGCCTTTACTGTGAGCATTCAAGATAGCAGTGGCAGCGAGGTATTTGAGCAAGTTATTGATGATCATAACGCTAGCTCTTGGCGAAACTTTTCTGGTGACTTTGTTGCAAGCGATTCCTTATCACGGATCCGTTTCGACTCTATGGTAAATGGTTCCTTGGGTAACCTTATCGACAATGTATATGTAGAAGTTATTCCGCTTAGTGGTTTTAGCGCAGCGGCTTTTTCAGTATCAGAGCCAGTGACAATTGTGCTGTTCATTTTTGCCTTGGCGCTGCTTATTGTCACCAGAAAACCTAAGCAATCTTAAACCGAGCTTCGCTGTATTTAATCAGCAGCTTGTGCATCGACGATTGGTGGTAACAACAATGAAAGGGGAGACTAATGTCTCCCCTTTTATTGATTAGCGAAGTGGTTAAAGCATTAACGCTTTAGGTAGGCTTGCAGTAACTCACCACCGGTTGCGGCATTTAACGGTTTGAAAATAAATCCTTGGATGCCTTGCTCTTGGCAGGCGTCAACCACATTGCTGTCGGTGACCGAAGAGAGCATTACGATGGGTGTTTGTTTATCCAGCTGGCGCATTTGGCCCAGTGCTTTGTCGCCATTTAAGCGATTCATTACCACATCCATAAATACAAATTCGGGTTTATGCTCTGTTAATGCGGCTACTGCACTGTCGCCGTCATCTGCTTCAATAACGTTGTTATAACCAATGCCAGCAAGAATGCGTTTCATGGCTTTGCGGATCAATGGGCTGTCATCCACTGTCATAATTAGCGCGTCTTTAGCTAAGGTTTCACCAGTGGTAGGTGGAGCAACAATACAAGCGTCAGAATTGAAAACCGCTTCTTGGTAGTCGTTTTGTTGATTTAGCTCGCGTACTAACAAGTTGAAGTAATAGCGGCCAACACCTTCTACATGCACTGGCACAGTAACAATTTGTTGTACGCCTTCTAAGTAACGGCTCATGTCAGCTAAATCAAGAGCAACATGGGGGCTGGCAAACTCAAAGCCCAAGTTGTGTTTTTGTAGAATATGGGTAGCACGACCCACAATGGTATTGCCCCATTCTTCAAGGGCTGCAACTAGGTCGTCATCTAAGCTTTCGCTACTACTTGCTTCTCCTACTAAGGATTGTTGCACTGCTTGACCAATTGCTACGGCGGTTTCTTGATAATGGTGCATGAGCACCACGCCATCTAGCTGGCCTTGCATGTCAGAACAAACGGCATAACCTTTAAAGCGGAAGTCTTCAACATTATCGATAAATGGTTCATCGGCGCGGCCATCAAGGCCGGTCATTAGCTTAAGGCTCTGTAAAGATTCTTGGATGAAAGGATGGAGAATAATTTTATGAATGGTTTCTACTGTCATAATTTTCCTTTTTAATAGACTTAAGCTGAATTGGCTTACTCTTCCTAGAGTATTTGTCATATCTTTGATAGCGAGAAACCACTCTAGGCAAGAAGCTATAGCGATTCAAGCAGTCTGATCAAATGTGCGATCCCTGACCAATAATGGCGAGGATTGAGTTAATGGAATACAACACAGATTAAGGAATCCCCATGCCACACTGCGTAATAGAATGCCCAGCTGATTTAGCCCGCATAGTCAATTTTGATGTTTTGGTGGAAGCGGTACACGACGCGGCCGATGCTAGTGGCCTGTTTTCACCTGGCGATGTAAAAGCGCGCTTAGTGTTAGCCAACCATTATCGAGTAGGTGGTAAGCGAGCCCCTTATGTACATACCGAAGTGCAAATTCTAAGTGGCCGCAGTGAGCTACAAAAGAAAGCCTTGGCCAATGATATTGCTCGCGCTGTGTGTGAATTATTGCCCAGTGTTGACATGATCTCAGTGGAAGTACGTGATATTGCCGTTCAAGCCTATGCTAATCGTGCAAGTTTAACCGCCTTGAGTGAGGCAGTATAAGCCGCACAGTTTGGAACATCTGTAAGCAAAGTTCTGGCCTTGCGCCAGGCTTTTGATTAGGCTGAATATTCGGCAATAACTGCCGAGAGTTGTTATACCAATAACACTAAGTAAGTGAGCAGAAACAACGCAGAAAAAATACTTGAGAATAAGGCAGAATTTTTCGATAAGTGGTTATTCTACAGTCAAAAATTCTAATGCAGTTATCAAGTATTTTAGCCAGATAGAATGAACAGTTACTTAGTACGATTGGTATTACCCCTTTAAGTAGGAGCGAAATGCTAAAGCCTAAGCAACAACATTCGAATCTTGGATTGGCAGTCCTGCAAGAACTTAGCGCTAAAGCTAAGGCTAGCTTGCATACAGGCATTCAGCGCTTTTCTGCTCAAGCTGTGTGTTCCACACAAATTAAGCATGATTGTTTAGCGATAGAAGAGCCCTTGCAGCTTTCTTTGCAATGGTTTTGCCAACGCACCAATCAATATCAGCAGCGGCCACTTAGTCTTACCATGCGCACACCTGGGAACGACGTGGCCTTGGTTCTAGGCTTTTTGCAAAGCCAAAATATTATAGAGTCACTAAACGACATAGACGATATTCGCTTTGCTCAAGGGGCTACGGCTGCGCAAGTTGAAGATTACAATCACCTAGAGATACAACTCAATCGACAACGCCAATTTGACTGGGCGGCACTAGAGCGTAATTTTGCCAGCTATTCAAGTTG encodes:
- a CDS encoding 5-carboxymethyl-2-hydroxymuconate Delta-isomerase; amino-acid sequence: MPHCVIECPADLARIVNFDVLVEAVHDAADASGLFSPGDVKARLVLANHYRVGGKRAPYVHTEVQILSGRSELQKKALANDIARAVCELLPSVDMISVEVRDIAVQAYANRASLTALSEAV
- a CDS encoding response regulator, with protein sequence MTVETIHKIILHPFIQESLQSLKLMTGLDGRADEPFIDNVEDFRFKGYAVCSDMQGQLDGVVLMHHYQETAVAIGQAVQQSLVGEASSSESLDDDLVAALEEWGNTIVGRATHILQKHNLGFEFASPHVALDLADMSRYLEGVQQIVTVPVHVEGVGRYYFNLLVRELNQQNDYQEAVFNSDACIVAPPTTGETLAKDALIMTVDDSPLIRKAMKRILAGIGYNNVIEADDGDSAVAALTEHKPEFVFMDVVMNRLNGDKALGQMRQLDKQTPIVMLSSVTDSNVVDACQEQGIQGFIFKPLNAATGGELLQAYLKR
- a CDS encoding PEP-CTERM sorting domain-containing protein, yielding MRILLMCICCLPLVSQAGIISNGSFEQNDVRYGGWSFFASEDVVGWQGHNIEIWDNLFNIQAAHGQQFIELNAHCSGKGKKACQPGKYHIYQDFITEPGAKYRFGLDYRARTNKPEAFTVSIQDSSGSEVFEQVIDDHNASSWRNFSGDFVASDSLSRIRFDSMVNGSLGNLIDNVYVEVIPLSGFSAAAFSVSEPVTIVLFIFALALLIVTRKPKQS